Proteins encoded in a region of the Sander lucioperca isolate FBNREF2018 chromosome 18, SLUC_FBN_1.2, whole genome shotgun sequence genome:
- the fosaa gene encoding proto-oncogene c-Fos isoform X1 has protein sequence MDSVSPTCRTESPVGTLFQKTPEEASSPASSLESNAKELCRDMSVEDTPFVPTVTAISSTPDFQWMVQPTIITSVSPSLGSKQANEPQSSHQATPKVGGNKGKNAVRKGKTEQLSPEEEEKKRIRRERNKMAAAKCRNRRRELTDTLQTETDKLEEEKAALETEIANLLKEKERLEFILATHKPGCQMSEELESIFQEPTGSPGLLPSPDEDRLPEDGTQEAPSLQDMDIPSDPSTAISGNSNILLCASAEINICDLESSLDIKEGLLENMLPSLEERTPMETARSVPDIDLSSSLGVSDWETLYKSVSSDLEPLSTPVVTSTPTCSSYLSVFTFACPELDSLTEGLDSHKGGGGKTESVDLLNSPTLLAL, from the exons ATGGATTCAGTTTCCCCCACCTGCCGGACAGAGTCTCCTGTCGGGACACTCTTCCAGAAGACGCCAGAAGAGGCGAGCTCTCCAGCTTCCTCTTTAGAGAGTAATGCAAAG gaGCTCTGCCGAGACATGAGCGTCGAAGACACCCCATTTGTTCCAACAGTCACTGCAATTTCCTCTACCCCAGATTTCCAGTGGATGGTCCAGCCTACGATTATTACATCTGTCTCCCCGTCTCTGGGTAGCAAGCAAGCCAATGAACCACAAAGCTCTCACCAGGCAACACCCAAAGTGGGCGGGAACAAGGGCAAAAATGCTGTCAGAAAGGGGAAAACAGAGCAG CTGTctccagaggaggaagagaaaaagaggataAGGAGGGAGAGGAATAAAATGGCTGCAGCAAAGTGTCGCAACAGACGGAGGGAACTTACTGATACACTGCAAACT GAGACCGATAAGCTGGAGGAGGAAAAAGCAGCCCTGGAGACGGAAATAGCCAACCTCCTCAAAGAGAAAGAACGACTTGAATTTATCCTCGCCACACATAAACCAGGGTGCCAAATGTCAGAAGAGTTGGAGTCTATTTTCCAGGAGCCCACGGGGTCCCCAGGGCTACTGCCCAGTCCAGACGAGGACAGACTTCCAGAGGATGGCACACAGGAAGCTCCTTCGCTCCAGGACATGGACATCCCCAGTGATCCGTCCACAGCCATCTCTGGGAACTCCAATATCTTGCTGTGTGCCAGTGCTGAGATCAACATCTGCGATCTTGAGTCCTCTCTGGACATTAAAGAGGGACTGCTGGAAAATATGTTACCCAGTTTGGAGGAGAGAACCCCCATGGAGACAGCTCGATCTGTGCCTGACATAGATCTGAGCAGTTCTCTTGGGGTCTCGGACTGGGAGACCCTGTACAAGTCTGTTTCCAGCGACCTGGAGCCTCTCAGCACTCCTGTAGTGACCTCCACCCCCACCTGTAGCAGCTACCTGTCTGTGTTCACATTTGCGTGTCCCGAGCTAGACTCTCTCACAGAGGGACTAGACAGTCATAAAGGTGGAGGGGGCAAAACAGAATCTGTTGATCTCCTCAACTCTCCAACTCTCCTAGCCTTATAA
- the fosaa gene encoding proto-oncogene c-Fos isoform X2 translates to MSVEDTPFVPTVTAISSTPDFQWMVQPTIITSVSPSLGSKQANEPQSSHQATPKVGGNKGKNAVRKGKTEQLSPEEEEKKRIRRERNKMAAAKCRNRRRELTDTLQTETDKLEEEKAALETEIANLLKEKERLEFILATHKPGCQMSEELESIFQEPTGSPGLLPSPDEDRLPEDGTQEAPSLQDMDIPSDPSTAISGNSNILLCASAEINICDLESSLDIKEGLLENMLPSLEERTPMETARSVPDIDLSSSLGVSDWETLYKSVSSDLEPLSTPVVTSTPTCSSYLSVFTFACPELDSLTEGLDSHKGGGGKTESVDLLNSPTLLAL, encoded by the exons ATGAGCGTCGAAGACACCCCATTTGTTCCAACAGTCACTGCAATTTCCTCTACCCCAGATTTCCAGTGGATGGTCCAGCCTACGATTATTACATCTGTCTCCCCGTCTCTGGGTAGCAAGCAAGCCAATGAACCACAAAGCTCTCACCAGGCAACACCCAAAGTGGGCGGGAACAAGGGCAAAAATGCTGTCAGAAAGGGGAAAACAGAGCAG CTGTctccagaggaggaagagaaaaagaggataAGGAGGGAGAGGAATAAAATGGCTGCAGCAAAGTGTCGCAACAGACGGAGGGAACTTACTGATACACTGCAAACT GAGACCGATAAGCTGGAGGAGGAAAAAGCAGCCCTGGAGACGGAAATAGCCAACCTCCTCAAAGAGAAAGAACGACTTGAATTTATCCTCGCCACACATAAACCAGGGTGCCAAATGTCAGAAGAGTTGGAGTCTATTTTCCAGGAGCCCACGGGGTCCCCAGGGCTACTGCCCAGTCCAGACGAGGACAGACTTCCAGAGGATGGCACACAGGAAGCTCCTTCGCTCCAGGACATGGACATCCCCAGTGATCCGTCCACAGCCATCTCTGGGAACTCCAATATCTTGCTGTGTGCCAGTGCTGAGATCAACATCTGCGATCTTGAGTCCTCTCTGGACATTAAAGAGGGACTGCTGGAAAATATGTTACCCAGTTTGGAGGAGAGAACCCCCATGGAGACAGCTCGATCTGTGCCTGACATAGATCTGAGCAGTTCTCTTGGGGTCTCGGACTGGGAGACCCTGTACAAGTCTGTTTCCAGCGACCTGGAGCCTCTCAGCACTCCTGTAGTGACCTCCACCCCCACCTGTAGCAGCTACCTGTCTGTGTTCACATTTGCGTGTCCCGAGCTAGACTCTCTCACAGAGGGACTAGACAGTCATAAAGGTGGAGGGGGCAAAACAGAATCTGTTGATCTCCTCAACTCTCCAACTCTCCTAGCCTTATAA
- the jdp2a gene encoding jun dimerization protein 2 isoform X1: MQRFPLFKIYSRPSADQKKGHLLHLGSKSAVVTTESDAMPGQIPDPSVTAGSLPSLGPLAGISATTLTDKLKFGDFQEFGTMLSPLHFLDSLGKRPLVIKAERDEEDDRRKRRREKNKVAAARCRNKKKERTDYLQKESERLEMLNSDLKTQIEELKLERQQLILMLNRHRPTCIVRTDSIKTPESEANPLLQQLEAK; this comes from the exons ATgcaacgatttccactttttaaaATCTACTCTCGACCCTCGGCTGACCAGAAGAAAGGACATTTGTTGCACCTGGGATCAAAGTCAG CTGTGGTCACGACCGAGTCTGACGCGATGCCAGGACAAATCCCAGATCCCTCTGTGACAGCAGGCTCCCTGCCCAGCCTGGGCCCACTGGCTGGGATCTCAGCCACCACACTGACTGACAAGCTCAAATTTGGGGACTTCCAGGAGTTTGGTACAATGCTGTCACCTCTGCACTTCCTGGACAGTCTGGGGAAGAGGCCCCTAGTGATCAAAGCAGAG AGAGATGAAGAGGACGACAGGAGGAAACGAAGGcgagagaaaaacaaagtggcTGCAGCTCGATGtcgaaacaaaaagaaagagagaacagATTATCTACAAAAG GAATCCGAGAGACTAGAGATGTTAAACTCTGACCTTAAAACCCAGATTGAGGAGCTGAAGCTGGAACGACAGCAACTGATCCTCATGCTTAACCGACACCGCCCCACCTGTATTGTCAGGACGGACAGCATCAAAACCCCGGAGAGCGAGGCCAACCCCCTGCTGCAGCAACTGGAGGCCAAGTGA
- the jdp2a gene encoding jun dimerization protein 2 isoform X2: MPGQIPDPSVTAGSLPSLGPLAGISATTLTDKLKFGDFQEFGTMLSPLHFLDSLGKRPLVIKAERDEEDDRRKRRREKNKVAAARCRNKKKERTDYLQKESERLEMLNSDLKTQIEELKLERQQLILMLNRHRPTCIVRTDSIKTPESEANPLLQQLEAK, from the exons ATGCCAGGACAAATCCCAGATCCCTCTGTGACAGCAGGCTCCCTGCCCAGCCTGGGCCCACTGGCTGGGATCTCAGCCACCACACTGACTGACAAGCTCAAATTTGGGGACTTCCAGGAGTTTGGTACAATGCTGTCACCTCTGCACTTCCTGGACAGTCTGGGGAAGAGGCCCCTAGTGATCAAAGCAGAG AGAGATGAAGAGGACGACAGGAGGAAACGAAGGcgagagaaaaacaaagtggcTGCAGCTCGATGtcgaaacaaaaagaaagagagaacagATTATCTACAAAAG GAATCCGAGAGACTAGAGATGTTAAACTCTGACCTTAAAACCCAGATTGAGGAGCTGAAGCTGGAACGACAGCAACTGATCCTCATGCTTAACCGACACCGCCCCACCTGTATTGTCAGGACGGACAGCATCAAAACCCCGGAGAGCGAGGCCAACCCCCTGCTGCAGCAACTGGAGGCCAAGTGA